A region of the Roseiflexus sp. RS-1 genome:
CACACGGCTGATGTGCGCCTCGATTTTGCGCACAGTGCGCACTATGGCATCCCTGATGAATACCGGATCACTACGACGTCATCGTTGCATACGACCACGTCAATAAGCGCGTAGTGTGGAGGAATACATGGCTACTGTGCTGGTCGCGGATGACTTTCTCGAGAATCGCGATATTTTGTGTCGGATGCTGCAACTGATCGGGTATCGGACGGTCAGCGCCGCGAATGGCGAGGAAGCAATTCAGATGGCGCTGGCTCATCGCCCCGATATTATTCTGATGGATCTGTCGATGCCGGTGATGGATGGCTGGGAAGCGACATCCCGGATCAAGGCGCTCGATGAATTGCGCCACGTGCCGGTGCTGGCGGTCACGGGTCATGTGACTCCGCACGAGATTCAGCGTGCAATCGACGCAGGATGCGTCGATTATGTGGCAAAGCCGATCGATTTCGAGATGCTGGTCGGAAAAGTGACCGCGCTCCTGCAGAATGGTCGTGACGGGCAGGTTTCATAAGATAGCGCTGCATCCTCATCCAGAGTGTCAAACCACGTCACCGCAGGAGGATACTGGCGCAGGAGGTCAATCATCACGTCGGTATCCAGCAAGATCATTGGACCTCCCCGCGTTGTTGAGCCTGCTCGCGTAAGCGCCGGGCATAGGCGCTGCTATCTTCAATGTCACTCCGGTCTCTCCACAGGCCGATCAGCCCGGATTGACGCAACTGACGCACGGTGAGACGGATGTGCGTTCTAGTCTTGTCAGCCTGGGGCAGGACGATGATTTCAACCCTATCGCCGCGCCTGTAAGGTAAACCGGTGAGATGGATCTGTCCATCCTTGACAATCACTTCCTCGCGTCTGATTGCCTCCATCTTGACCTCTCCTCGTATCCTATGTGCTTGCAGGGGGTCTGCGACCCGGACTGCCGTTCATAGCGTCAGCAATCTGGTTTTGGTCTCCTGGATCAACTGCTCCAGCGATAAGGACAGGTGCAGCAAGGCTTTAGAGCCGCTGTCCTGGCGTACCGCCGGAACATCGAAGCAGTTTAGGATCGATCAATTCATGGCGAGTCTGGACTTCGCTGCGGCTCATATACACCTGCGCACATTGTATGGTTTAGTGTCCAGTATACCACTAAACCTCGCACGATGAACCGGTACACGCTCAAGGAGAGAGGAATGTATCCTGATGCGAATCAATAATACGCCCAAAGCATAAGACAAAACGCATTCCGGTTTAGCACTTGATGGCGCACCTTCTCGTCGTGTCGCCGGGCGTCTGTGGTTTACCGTCACCCTTCCTCGACGGCATTCGCAGCGATCACCTGGCGCATGAATAGCGCCGAGTCCTTCAAAATACGGCGCTGCGTTGCGTAATCGACGTAGATAATGCCGAACCTGCGGCTGTACCCGAATGCCCACTCGAAGTTGTCCATCAACGACCAGACGAAGTATCCGCGCAGCGGGACCCCGGCGGTGATCGCGTCGTGACAGGCGACGAGATGGCGTGCAATGTAGCGGATGCGATCCGGGTCGTGAACACCGCCGTCGGGGGCGATTTCATCGGGGTATGCGGCGCCGTTTTCGGTGATGTACAGAACGCCGGGGGCGTATTCCGCATGGAGTCGTTCGAGCAGACGGCGCAGCGAGTCGGGGTGGACTTCCCAGTCCATGTGGGTGTACTCGCCTTCGGGTCGTTCATGGGCGTACCGGAGACCGCCAGCCTGCGGGTCGTCACGAATGACGGCGCGTGAGTAGTAGTTCACCCCCAGAAAGTCCATCGGCACTGCGATAATCCGCATATCGTCCGGTTGCACCGGTGGCGTTTGCCCCAGACGGGCGTAAAGTTGCAGCATATCTTCAGGGTACGTACCCCGATAGAGCGGGTCGAGGTACCAGCGGTTGAAGAAGCCGTCGTACCGCCATGCGGCTGCGCGATCCGCGTCGCTATCGCTCGCCGGGTCGGCGGGTGAGAAGTTGAGGGTGATGCCTGCCTGAACGTCGGGATATGCAGCACGAAGAGCGGCGAGTGCCAGTCCGTGCCCCAGCAGCAGATGATGCGCTGCTGCGAGTACCGGTCCTTCCCTGACCCCCGGCGCGTGATCGCCGGTCCAGTATCCGAGAAACGCGGAGCACCACGGTTCGTTGAGCGTGATCCAGTGTTTGACGCGATCCCCCAGGCGGCGCACGACGACATCGGCGTAGTCGGCGAATGCAGAAGCGGTGTCGCGTGCGGGCCATCCGCCAGCGTCTTCGAGCGCCTGCGGCAGATCCCAGTGGTACAGTGTCACAAATGGACGAATGCCAGCGTCCAGCAAACCATCAACAAGGCGATCGTAAAAATCGAGACCGGCGGGATTGACCTGCCCCCTGCCCTGGGGAATGATGCGGGGCCAGGCGATTGAAAAGCGGTACGCCTGCAAGCCGAGCGACTTCATCAGGGTGATGTCGTCGCGCCAGCGGTGGTAATGGTCGCATGCCGGATCGCCGGTGTCGCCATTGAGCACTTTGCCCGGCGTTGCGCAGAACCGATCCCAGATCGATTCGCCGCGTCCATCTTCACGTGTCGCGCCTTCGATCTGAAAAGCAGCCGTCGCAGAACCCCACAGAAATCCTTGCGGAAAGCGTCGCGTTGTCATGATGCGTTCCTTTGCGGGTCTGAAGCGTTACACCTCCAGACGGCGCGCTGTCAGGGAAGAAGTCCATAATACTCGTCGATGTCGCGCTGATAGGTATCGACCGCACCATCGAGCGCCTCGTGCAGTGTCACAGCACGCCCCAGAACCGACGATTCGAGGATGGCGAAGGCGCATGCCAGGTCGCGCAGTCCTTCCGCGCCGCTGGTCTCCGGGTCTGCGCCGCGCTCAATGGCGCGCAGCCAGTCGAGGTTCTGGATGGCGCACGGGTCGGTCAGTCCGAGTGGAAAGAACTGCTCGCGTTCGGATGGCGTCATCTGCTGTTCAAAGGTGTCTTCCAGCGGCAGGCGCTCGCCGTTTGCCGTGATAATCTGTCCATCGCGGATAACCCCGTGGCTGCCGATAATCGCCGGTGCGCCACTGATTGTCAGTTCTTCTGGCGACCCGGCCCAACTCCACCACAACTGCCCGATGGCGCCGCGCTCGAACTGGAGCGTTGCCATATAGGTGTCATCAACATCCGCCTGCACCTGATCAACGACATTGCCCTGCGTATCGCGCAGATAACGCACCGGTGCGAACGTGCGCGCAACGGCGCTGATGGCGGCGATCTCACCGATGACATAGCGCTGGACGTGCATCTGGTGCACACCGATATCAATACTGCCACCCCCGCCGCCGAGCAATTTCTGGTGACGCCACGGCGTTTCGGCAACGACACGATCCGGCGACCAGAGACCGCCGAGGAACCCCATGACCGAGATCTGCGGTTCTCCGATCAACCCCTGCCGCACAGCCCACGCCATGGCGCGCACGCTGCGCGCCTGACGCACATTCTCGAAGACGCCGAATGTGATCCCGCGCGCTCTGGCGGCAGCCACCATGCGCTTCGCAGCGCGAACCGAGATCGCCAGCGGCTTCTGCGTCAACAGGTGCAACCCGGCGTCGATGGCGGCAAGCCCCACCTGATGGTGCATCGCCAGCGTCGTCAGGTCGTTGATGGCATCCACCCTGCCCGAAGCGATCAGGTCGCGGTAGTCGGTGTAGATAGCGACTTCGACATCATCGTGGATGTCGGAGACATAAGTGTGCGGTGCGGCAAGCGGATCACCCGTGGATGGGTCGAGCACCGGCGCACGGGGCGGCGGTCCTTCGCCGCGTTTGCGGAACATGAGCGCATCGTCAACCTTGCGCGCGCAGAGCGCCGTGATGCGAAAGGTGTCGATCCCCAACCGACGGAGTTGCAGGTACCCTTGCAGATGGGCATTCAAAATGCGACCGCAACCAACGATACCGATACGGATCATGCGTGCTGCTCCTGAGAAGTATAGCGGGCGCGCACACGCTCCAACCGGGCGACGCTGTCGGACAGCCCGCCGAGGCGGTTGCGCGCCAGCCAGAGACGTTCGTACTCGCGAATGATCTCGCGCATGTCGTTGTTCAGCAACCGGCGCCGCGGCAACGCGCCGGGTCCATCGGGTTGAACCAGCAACTGTCCCAGACGGCAGGCGTGGCGCAGTAATCGCACCGTGTTATCGAACTCTTGCAGGATGAGCGGGGCATCGGCGCGCGTCATGCGTTCTGTGGCAATCGGCTGGATTGCAGCATCGATCGCATCGAGCGCGCGGTCGAAGTCGAGCGGCGGCAGGTTGCGCGCATCGGTGTCCGGCGCCTGCAACACCCAGAACAGCACCGACGAGTTGGGCGGCTCGTAGCCGACGGCGCGATACACATTCCCCAGGTCGTATGCAACCTGTCCCATCGCGCCAGTCGGGTCGGTGAACGCATGGCGGCTGACCGCTGCCGGAACATTGATGGTGCGGTTTGCAGCGTATGCCCAGGCAAACGCCGCGCCGACCGCGAATCCCGGAAAACTGATCGGCAGCGCCTGCCAGTGCCCCATGTCGCCCCAATCGGTGATCAGATAGCCGATAGCGCCGTGCTTCAACCCGTGCTCGGCTGCATTGTGCAGATTGCCCAGCGCATTGTCGGTGCGCCCGGCGATGCTTTGCCACGACGACGTGCCGGGGCAGACATAGAAGGGGATCCCTGCTTCGGCATAGCGCGCGCAATTGCGATCAAAGGGGTGATCGGCTTCATATCCCCATTCGAGCGCAATTACATCGCGTGGCAGTTCGCCGATCAATTCCGGGTGATTGTTGACAATATCGCCCCAGAACATCATCGTGCGCCCGTGCTGCTTCACAGCATCGTAGAGTTTGAGCAGAAAATCGAGGTAGACCCGACCGACGCCACGCTGTGCACAGATGTCTTTACTGCGTCCCTGTCCAAGATCGACCGTCTCATCGCAGCCGACGTTGAACAACCGGCTCGAAAAGTGCGGCAGCAGTTCATCATACAGGCTGCGCACCAGTTCCAGGCTGCCGGGATCGTCCGGCGCCAGGCTGAACGGTCCCTGCATCACTCCCCAGGGCGCCTGGAATGCGTCGTGGGTCTCGGCGAGCGCGGCATAGCGCGGATGGATCAACCAGCGGTGCATATGCCCAAACGAGTTCTGGTTGGGAACCAGGTCGATATGGCGTTCTTTGCAGTACGCATCGAGCGTCAGGATTTCCTCGCCGGTCATCGGCGATGCGCGCGCCCACACATCGGGGTGATTGCGATACGCGAAGGTATGCTCGGTGTAGAGTTGCACCTGGTTGATCTTCCACCCTGCCAGCATATCGACCAGCATGAACAGGGTTTCCATTGTTGGGACTTTATCGCGGCTGATATCGATCATCACTCCGCGTGCGGCAAAATCGGGATAGTCGCTGATGTGCAGGCAGGGAAGGGTGCGACCGGTCTGCTCGACGATCTGGATCAGCGTGCAGACGCCATAGAAGATGCCAGCGGGGGCTGACGCTTCGATAATGATGCCGCCGTCCTTGATCGTAAGCACGTACCCCTGCGGATGGCTGGCGCTATCAGCGATCACCCGCAGCGTGGCGCCGATTTCGCCCGGCGGTCCTTCGGGTGTGGCGGTCAGTTCCCACTCGACGCCAGCGTGGGCGCGTAATGCGCTCTGCAAACGCCGCGCTGCGAAGAGGAGCGCTCCCGGCGCTGTTCCCTGCAACAGGATGCGGCGCGCCGAACTGGCAACATAGGCGCCCGGCAAGAACGTCAGCGACTGCGGCATCGGGAGAAGCGAGAGATGATCCATGCACGAGGCTCCTGTGGATATTGCGCCTCGCTCCTCAATCCATCGGGTTGGTGGAGCGAGGCATACGGGATGTCAGGCGATCAGTGTCATCGGTAGCGGCAACGATACGACACGTCCCTCAGCGGCTGAGATGATAGCAGCCTCCAGCACCTCCTGCGCCATCACGCCAACCTCGGCGCTACACAGTCCGGTGATCGGTTCGCCGGAGCGAATATGCCCGAGAAAATACTCAGCGCTGTTACGCATCCCGACTGGCGGCTCAGGAACGTCGAGACGAATGCCGTCGCGGTGTTCACGATCGGCAAGCCACAGTTCCCTGCCATGTTCACGAATATGAATAGTTCCTTCGCTGCCGTAGATCATCGGCTCATAACTGGTCATATCGCCGATCTGCGTCCACGATGCGGTAGCAGTGCTGATGGCGCGCGCATGCTGCATGACGATCACAGCGTTGTCTTCCGCCAGCAGGTCGGGCTTCCACAGGCGTCCCGTCAGCGCTGTAACGCGGGAAGGCAACCCCAGAAGCGCACAGGTCAGCGCCGCGCCGTAGCAGCAGTAATCCATCAACGCGCCAGCGCCGTTGCGCCGTGGGTCGTACAGCCATTCGCAGAAGAAGGGCGAACAGCCGAGTTCGCGCGGTCCGGCGTGCGCCGCGCGATAGTTGACCTGCCAGACCGAACCGATGCGCCCGGCTGCGATCAGGTTCAGGGCGTGCTGCACCGTGGGCCACCACATGATGGGCCAGTTGATCATCAACTGCACTCCTGCGGTGTATGCAGCGCCACGCATCCGCACCGCGTCGGCATAGGTCGCCGCCATTGGCTTTTCGACCATGACGTGCAAACCGCGCGCCGCAGCCATTTCGGTCAACTCCGCGCCGCGCAGGTTATCGCTGAACACATATACTGCGTCGAGTTCAACTGCGTCCAGCATATCGCTGTAGTCATCGAAGACCTGCTCGCATCCGAATGATCGGATGTGTTCCCGCAGGGCGGGGTTGGGGTCTGCTGCGGCAACCAGCACACCTGCGTCGCAGGTTGCCAGATCGCGCAGTTCCTTCCACACGTGGTCGTGCGTCAACCCCAATACGCCGACCCGCACTTTGTCCGCCATGGAATGGTGCTCCTTCCGTTGCAAGCCTGTCTCTATCTGCTGTCACGCCGTGAGAACGCCGCCTCTCACGCGGGGAGTGTAGCACAGGATGATGGTCTTTGAATAAATAATCCGGTATAGCCCGCGCAGGCGGGCTTCGCCTTGCCTGGCCGAGGGCTTTAGCCCCACGGCTAGTCCGGTATACCGGATTAAATTCTCAATCTCCATCATCCTGTGTCCCCGCGCCCATGCAAGCAGCGAAGGACCCATCGTAGTACGGGAGTGCCTGCGCTCCGCTACGATCCCCCTGCTTCGCGTGCAGCCGCCCGTGCATACGGTTCCAGCGCCGCAAGAATGCGATCACGGTCCATTGCCGGAATGAAGAACGCGCGGTCGTCGTGCACGATCCGTCCATGTGCAGCGAATGCGGCAACCTCATCCGCGTGCATAATCAGGTCTGCTGCCAGCAACCGGCTGTCGCCGAGATCCGCACCGGCTGCCGATCCCCGTAGTTGTGCATCGAGCGCCAGGATCTGATCGCGCGTTAACGGATAGGGTGTGGCGACCAGAAAACTATGCGTGGCGCCGGTGTACCAGAGCGTCGTATGTGGAAAAACGCTCTGGAAGGTATGAATAATATCGCGGTAATCGCGCTCCGACAGATCGTGAAACGGCAACCACTGGATAAACACACCATTATCGGCAAGATGATCTCGAACCATCGTGTAGAACTCTTGAGTGAACAACGCCCAACTGCTGCTGTTGATCGGATGAGTGGCGTCAGCAGTGATGATGTCGTAGCGTTCTGTGCTGCGGAGCAGGTAATTGCGCCCATCTTCGATGGTGATCTGGAAGCCAGAGCGATCCAGCACTCCACGATTTTCGACTTCATAGAGACGTGCTGCCTCGACCTGTTCGGCGACCAGTTCAACCGCATGGATGCGCGGGATCGGATGGGTTGCCATTGCGCCAGAAGCGATTCCATTGCCAAAACTGATCATCAGCGCATTGTGCGCGTCTGGTCGGATCAGCGCTGGCAGATGCCCAAGCAGATGGAACGCACGCATACTATGTTTGTCGGTTGGCACCTCGCTGCGCCCATTGACGAACGACATTTTGAGCGGCGGATACTTAACCTTGAATACCGCAACGGTCGCATCCACCCCTTCACGGTAGTACACCAGTTCCGGGATGACACCTTCGCGGAAACCCAGGTAGACGCCAGGGGGTAGCAATGCCACTGCCAGCATCGTCGCCCCTGCCACCCCCGCCAGACGCAGCCGTTCCCCTGATGCTGGCGAAGCCATCAGCACTGCCACTGCGCCAATGATCAGGTTAAGCGCCACAAGCAGGAGAGAGGAGCGTTGCAGCCCGATCAGCGGAATGAAGACAAAGCCTGCCATACATGCGCCAAGCGTCGCGCCAACCGTATTGAGCGCATAGAGCCGTCCGATGCGTGACCCCACTCCTTTCTGATCCGGTACAGTCGCCACGGAGGCGTCCGTTGGAGAGGGTGCGGTATACAGTCGCGCTACAACCGGAAAGACCGCACCCATGAGGATAGTCGGGACAATCATGATCACGGCGGCAGCGAAGAATTCCGCCCACAAACTGGCAAGGAAACTGGTGCGGGCAGTGAACATATCCAGCAGGGTCGGCATACGCGCAAAGGCATAGAGCGCAATCACGGCGCACATCCCGATCCCGATCTGCAACCAGCCAAAGAGCGCGAGCGGTTGCGGATGGCGATCGATCCTGCGCCCCATCCAGGCGCTGCCTGCCGCCAGACCGATCAGGAACGTCACCAGCATGATGGTGAACGAATACACCGCATTCAGACTGAAAATTGCCAGGGTGCGCGTCCACACCACCTGGTAACCGAGCGCTGCGAATCCAGACAGCGCATACCCGATCAGTGCCAGTTGCGTCGGTTTCAGGATGGAGGCGGAGCGATTCACAGCAGATTGAATCTGAAGTCCAGGAACGGCGCCATTATGTGCAAGGCGCATGCTGATATTCGTCGTCACGATGGTTCGCCCTCCCGATGCACGCGCCGACGCCGTGCGCGTCGTCCGACGCGACTGCGGCGCAGGTTGCGATGGAGCGGGAGGCGCTACCGGTGCAGGAACATCACGTTCCGTCTGCCAGTGACGCGCCAGCCAGAACGATAGACCGGCAATCGCCAGATCCAGCGCACCGCCAAGGTAGAGCGACCCGTTCACGCCAAGTGATGGGATCAGGAGCAGACCGGCGGTAAGGGCGCCCAGCACGCCGCCGAACGTATTGATGGCATAGAGCAGACCGAGCCGTTGACCGCGATCCTGTTCTTGCGCCGCCAGGAGATGCGCCAGCACCGGCAATGTGCCGCCCATCAGAAAGGTTGGCGGCACAAGCGCCAGTGTTGCCAGTGCGGTACGCACAGCGTTGTAAACAAATGGGTCAGGACGCGCCTCACGTGCGATCCAGACATAGAGGCTGGTCAATCCGGCGAAAAGAGGCGGTGTAGCGAACGCGAAGAGCGCAACACCAATCTCGATCAGCGCAAAGAGACGCAGAAGTGATGCCGCAGTCGAGCGTCGTTTAGAGGGATCGTTCTGCTGCCAGTGCGCTGTGATCTTCCCAAACACCCAACTCCCCAGTGCCAGCCCGCCCATGAACGCGGTCAACACTGCACTGGCGGCGTAGACGCTGACGCCGAAACTGAGGCTGAGCAGGCGGAACCAGGCAACTTCGTAGATCAGACCGCTCGCGCCACTCACAAAAAAGATAGCAAGTACCAGCCCTGTCTGCTGCGCCTGCTTCACATATCACCCCTGACACAACATAATGAAGGTCTGCGCCGTGAATAGGGCGCTTCGCGCAACGCACAGGCGTCACACGAAGCGCCCTGTCCGACCTCCTGCGCTATTGCGCACCGGAACGGGCAAACCCACACCGGCGCACAATCCGAATTACCTGCCTGCTTCTTTGCGGATGCGCTCCAACGCGGCATTCACATCCGCTTCAAGGATCGGCATGAGGTCGGTCGCCTTTGCATTTGGATCATTCCAGAACGGACTCAGCAGGTTATCCCACGTCTGGCTGAGTTCATCAAACTTGACCAGCAGGTGGTTCGATGACTCGCGCCCGTGAGAGAAGGCGCCCTGGAAGGACTCTTTGGTTTTTTCCGCCGGGACACACTTCTCATACTGCTTGTAGTAGTCGTTGAGCAGGCTCTGACGCACAGGCGGGGTGCCGGTTGCCAGCGTGTAGGCGCGCTGCTGTTCCGCCGACGCCAGGAACTTCACGAAGTTCCAGGCAAGATCGGTATTTTCAGCGTCCATTCCAGCAGTGATGACCCATGGGTCGGTGAAGATCGTTGCGCGGATGTTCGCATCAGGGGAGCCCCAGGGAATTGGCGCTGCGCCCCAGCAGAACCCATTCGGATCATCGATAATTTCCTTGTAGTTCCAGTGTCCCCAACCGCCGGTCATGAACATGGCCACGCGACCGGAGAGGAACGCGCCGCCAAGTTGATCAAGCGCCTGGGAAGCTGCCTGGTCGGGAGCGACCTTATGGACGTAGACCAGGTCGTGGATTGCCTGGAAGGCTGCCGCTGTCTGTTCATCGAGTTTGATCGGATCGGAGAACCCGCTCTCCAGCGCTTCCTTCGTGAACGGATCCTTCCCCCAGATCATGGGAATGCTATCGAATGGCGGCCACAGCCCGTTGACGCCGCCATACACAGCCGTGCTCGGATCATCCGGGTTCTTTGTCAGTTTTTTGGCGGTTTCGAGGAACGCATCCCATGTCCACGACTTGTCGTTCCAGTCGCTCGGAGGATAGGGCACGCCAGCCTCGTCGAACAGTTTCATGTTGTAGTACACATA
Encoded here:
- a CDS encoding Gfo/Idh/MocA family protein; translation: MADKVRVGVLGLTHDHVWKELRDLATCDAGVLVAAADPNPALREHIRSFGCEQVFDDYSDMLDAVELDAVYVFSDNLRGAELTEMAAARGLHVMVEKPMAATYADAVRMRGAAYTAGVQLMINWPIMWWPTVQHALNLIAAGRIGSVWQVNYRAAHAGPRELGCSPFFCEWLYDPRRNGAGALMDYCCYGAALTCALLGLPSRVTALTGRLWKPDLLAEDNAVIVMQHARAISTATASWTQIGDMTSYEPMIYGSEGTIHIREHGRELWLADREHRDGIRLDVPEPPVGMRNSAEYFLGHIRSGEPITGLCSAEVGVMAQEVLEAAIISAAEGRVVSLPLPMTLIA
- a CDS encoding response regulator: MATVLVADDFLENRDILCRMLQLIGYRTVSAANGEEAIQMALAHRPDIILMDLSMPVMDGWEATSRIKALDELRHVPVLAVTGHVTPHEIQRAIDAGCVDYVAKPIDFEMLVGKVTALLQNGRDGQVS
- a CDS encoding ABC transporter substrate-binding protein, producing the protein MRLRQYPWILLLGALMLVLAACGGQQTASPTAAPGQAPTTAPVTDLPTPTPVLEFAQQPQPGQKVLVWMVRINATENRWERDVVLPAYQQVAPDVFVKVLNINQDDIAVKREAMIAAKEPLHVWSSNWGGDGFASDRFRGLLADLTPLIERDKWDTSDFIPEVFAIYNVEGKQYGIPFLTTGSYVYYNMKLFDEAGVPYPPSDWNDKSWTWDAFLETAKKLTKNPDDPSTAVYGGVNGLWPPFDSIPMIWGKDPFTKEALESGFSDPIKLDEQTAAAFQAIHDLVYVHKVAPDQAASQALDQLGGAFLSGRVAMFMTGGWGHWNYKEIIDDPNGFCWGAAPIPWGSPDANIRATIFTDPWVITAGMDAENTDLAWNFVKFLASAEQQRAYTLATGTPPVRQSLLNDYYKQYEKCVPAEKTKESFQGAFSHGRESSNHLLVKFDELSQTWDNLLSPFWNDPNAKATDLMPILEADVNAALERIRKEAGR
- a CDS encoding GH1 family beta-glucosidase; the encoded protein is MTTRRFPQGFLWGSATAAFQIEGATREDGRGESIWDRFCATPGKVLNGDTGDPACDHYHRWRDDITLMKSLGLQAYRFSIAWPRIIPQGRGQVNPAGLDFYDRLVDGLLDAGIRPFVTLYHWDLPQALEDAGGWPARDTASAFADYADVVVRRLGDRVKHWITLNEPWCSAFLGYWTGDHAPGVREGPVLAAAHHLLLGHGLALAALRAAYPDVQAGITLNFSPADPASDSDADRAAAWRYDGFFNRWYLDPLYRGTYPEDMLQLYARLGQTPPVQPDDMRIIAVPMDFLGVNYYSRAVIRDDPQAGGLRYAHERPEGEYTHMDWEVHPDSLRRLLERLHAEYAPGVLYITENGAAYPDEIAPDGGVHDPDRIRYIARHLVACHDAITAGVPLRGYFVWSLMDNFEWAFGYSRRFGIIYVDYATQRRILKDSALFMRQVIAANAVEEG
- a CDS encoding glycoside hydrolase family 20 zincin-like fold domain-containing protein, translated to MDHLSLLPMPQSLTFLPGAYVASSARRILLQGTAPGALLFAARRLQSALRAHAGVEWELTATPEGPPGEIGATLRVIADSASHPQGYVLTIKDGGIIIEASAPAGIFYGVCTLIQIVEQTGRTLPCLHISDYPDFAARGVMIDISRDKVPTMETLFMLVDMLAGWKINQVQLYTEHTFAYRNHPDVWARASPMTGEEILTLDAYCKERHIDLVPNQNSFGHMHRWLIHPRYAALAETHDAFQAPWGVMQGPFSLAPDDPGSLELVRSLYDELLPHFSSRLFNVGCDETVDLGQGRSKDICAQRGVGRVYLDFLLKLYDAVKQHGRTMMFWGDIVNNHPELIGELPRDVIALEWGYEADHPFDRNCARYAEAGIPFYVCPGTSSWQSIAGRTDNALGNLHNAAEHGLKHGAIGYLITDWGDMGHWQALPISFPGFAVGAAFAWAYAANRTINVPAAVSRHAFTDPTGAMGQVAYDLGNVYRAVGYEPPNSSVLFWVLQAPDTDARNLPPLDFDRALDAIDAAIQPIATERMTRADAPLILQEFDNTVRLLRHACRLGQLLVQPDGPGALPRRRLLNNDMREIIREYERLWLARNRLGGLSDSVARLERVRARYTSQEQHA
- a CDS encoding Gfo/Idh/MocA family protein; the encoded protein is MIRIGIVGCGRILNAHLQGYLQLRRLGIDTFRITALCARKVDDALMFRKRGEGPPPRAPVLDPSTGDPLAAPHTYVSDIHDDVEVAIYTDYRDLIASGRVDAINDLTTLAMHHQVGLAAIDAGLHLLTQKPLAISVRAAKRMVAAARARGITFGVFENVRQARSVRAMAWAVRQGLIGEPQISVMGFLGGLWSPDRVVAETPWRHQKLLGGGGGSIDIGVHQMHVQRYVIGEIAAISAVARTFAPVRYLRDTQGNVVDQVQADVDDTYMATLQFERGAIGQLWWSWAGSPEELTISGAPAIIGSHGVIRDGQIITANGERLPLEDTFEQQMTPSEREQFFPLGLTDPCAIQNLDWLRAIERGADPETSGAEGLRDLACAFAILESSVLGRAVTLHEALDGAVDTYQRDIDEYYGLLP
- a CDS encoding fused MFS/spermidine synthase, producing the protein MKQAQQTGLVLAIFFVSGASGLIYEVAWFRLLSLSFGVSVYAASAVLTAFMGGLALGSWVFGKITAHWQQNDPSKRRSTAASLLRLFALIEIGVALFAFATPPLFAGLTSLYVWIAREARPDPFVYNAVRTALATLALVPPTFLMGGTLPVLAHLLAAQEQDRGQRLGLLYAINTFGGVLGALTAGLLLIPSLGVNGSLYLGGALDLAIAGLSFWLARHWQTERDVPAPVAPPAPSQPAPQSRRTTRTASARASGGRTIVTTNISMRLAHNGAVPGLQIQSAVNRSASILKPTQLALIGYALSGFAALGYQVVWTRTLAIFSLNAVYSFTIMLVTFLIGLAAGSAWMGRRIDRHPQPLALFGWLQIGIGMCAVIALYAFARMPTLLDMFTARTSFLASLWAEFFAAAVIMIVPTILMGAVFPVVARLYTAPSPTDASVATVPDQKGVGSRIGRLYALNTVGATLGACMAGFVFIPLIGLQRSSLLLVALNLIIGAVAVLMASPASGERLRLAGVAGATMLAVALLPPGVYLGFREGVIPELVYYREGVDATVAVFKVKYPPLKMSFVNGRSEVPTDKHSMRAFHLLGHLPALIRPDAHNALMISFGNGIASGAMATHPIPRIHAVELVAEQVEAARLYEVENRGVLDRSGFQITIEDGRNYLLRSTERYDIITADATHPINSSSWALFTQEFYTMVRDHLADNGVFIQWLPFHDLSERDYRDIIHTFQSVFPHTTLWYTGATHSFLVATPYPLTRDQILALDAQLRGSAAGADLGDSRLLAADLIMHADEVAAFAAHGRIVHDDRAFFIPAMDRDRILAALEPYARAAAREAGGS